CCTTGAAGCTCCGGGCTCTGGCAGAAGTCAATCGCTCCTCGTCGATGATTGTATTACGCGTATACTGGCTCTGGCGAACAATCCGACTGTCGAGTTTTTGTTCTCCGATAAGAGGAGTGCGTGGGACCGGATTTGAACCGGCGGACCTCTACAGGACAGCGCCCTCAACGCTGCGCCGTTGGCCTGGCTTGGCTACCCACGCGCTTGTTCGCTGTCTGCATTCCACTGTTGTAGTCGGCATACTAAAGTCGCTTTCGTTTGGCTTCCGTCCCCGACATTCCTTCACTCTCACAGTGGACATGACTGATAGTTTTCTGCCGTCACTGTAGACTCAATCACCCGATTGCCTTAAATCACTGTGTCGATTGTCCATAGGCTACCCACGTTCGTCAAATCGCAAGCCCGTAAACGGGTGAAGGCCTGTGACGGGGGGTAGGTTCTTCGGGTCCAGTAGGAACGTGCCTTCACGAAACTTCCCGATTGCCAACAATACACAACAGTTTATTCGACTTGAACATGGTTCGTATGAAAGTAGCCAGAAATTTGATTAGAAAACGGGTGTGAAAGGGCCAGAAAAATCTATTAGAAGCGTCTGCGTGCGCGTAAGGCGCGTATGGCAACGGATTTGGCTTTCACAACTATCAAATAAGTGTCATTGGGACTTCTCTAATAGAAACCCAAACTCACAAGTGCCTGCGGGTCATTCGTTTATATACGACGGGGTACGATCATGGCCGAATCAACAAATTCCCAAACTCAGACAGCCACCTACTGGTTGAAACCTGAGCAAGTCGAGAAACTCCGTGACGCTACAATCGAAACCTCTGCCAGCTACTTGGCCGACAGGAACGACGTGTTGATTGAGTTAATCTATGACACGGGGTTACGTGTCGGGGAGGTAGTTGCTCTCGACGTGGACATGGTTGACTGTGATGGCGGGATCATACGGCTACCCCCCGACATACAGAAAGACTATCCGAACGACAATTCACCGACGTACACAGAAATAGAATTGGCCGACTCGACAGTCAGGGACCTGCGGAAATACCTCTCGAATCGGTGGAAAGACAGTGAGGCACTATTCCCGTCACGCCAGTCGGCACGGATGACAACGGAATCCGTCCGTAATGTCGTTTCAAAGGCGGCAGAGGTGGGTGAGATACGTCCCTTGACGACAAACGGACGTGGGGAGCCTGCTAACGTAACTCCCCACACGCTTCGTCACAGCGTTGCATATCGCATGATGAACGTCGAAGAGGGGAACACGCTATACGATGTACGAAACCGTCTCAGGCACAGAAGTATTCAAACCACAGAACAGATTTACGATCACTTCCGTCGAGTCTAATACGGAATTGTTTCTCTCTAAGAAAGTGTCAGCATAGACGTTTGGCCCGACTTCCGAACTGTCGACCTGCCAGCGTAGCGGGCGGGGCCTCGTCGGTTTCGGCTTCGGGCAACAGCAACAGCTTGGGAAGAGGAAGAACAAAATGTGAGAACAGAGACTGTCACAGGTTTGTTTTGAGTAGAAATATGTGAAATTATAGTCGGTTACGGGTCACGATCGTGAGGGAAGTCACCTTTCGAGGGGAAACCCCCTGATTCGACACGGGATCATAGGAAGAGACCAACTTTCTCATTACGATTGTGACAGGTGCAAGCCTGCCACCCCCCCACGTCCCTAGCGGGGGTTTTTTAGGCCTTACAGAAGAAGGTTCAATAAGTTAACAGGAGTCCGCAATTCACTCGCTCTCGCTCTCCCTGTGTATCCGTGCCACCATAGCACTCGACGTAGCAGCAGGATGCGGCGAAACGTCAGTGAAGTGACTCAAGGCTGTGGAAACATCTGCCATGCGTATGTTCCCCTCCTTTTCATATTCGTGTCGCAGGTAAAAGTCGAGTGCCATGACGGGGTTGTCACCCACTTTATCCGACTGTTGTGCTTCCCTATGTAACTCTTTCACACGGTCCCCGTCTGTTAACGTATCACGGGAAACTGGCATTACAGTATGTTCACTCTCTGAGCCTCTTGCCGAACGTCACTCTCCGTCACGTTCCTGTCGAGCCTATCAGAGAGTAACTGAGCAACTTCCCCCAACGACATGCCGTTCGTAGCCAACAGCTGACTAAGGACTCTCACGTCGGCGTATACAGGCTCCTGTAGTAGTTTGAGGGGCCACGTCTCTCCCCCAGGTAGGGTGAGTGAATTCGTCCCACCTTCCTGCGGGTCACTCGACTGTGATTCAGAATCGGGTAGGTCGATCCCGTGAAGATTAGCCACCTTTTTGACCGTCTCCACCTCACTATTCAACTCGCGGCTTACATCCGATACTGAGTTGATTAGATCAGACTCGAAGAGACGGGACAGGAACTTTGACGAGTCAGGTTGAAACAGCTGATCCCCCCTCCGATAATGTTTATATCCATCATTAACATTTTCAGATAGTTTGATGGGATCACCGATCACAGGACTTCCGACCTTCCACCTGATAGTGCGTTCTAAGGTAAGGTCATCGACGTAGTCAGGACGATCGTCACGAGCTTCACCCGTACAATCCTCTATTTTACGAGAGCTAATGTTCATTCGTTATACACGCTCCTTGGCAACGCATACCAGAGACTATTCCCGACAAATGAATTTCCCGACGAAACACCTAGCAATTTGGCGTCTTCATGCAGGTCGATCGACTCTCCTCTGTCAAGTCCACTTTCTTTTAGAATAACGTGAGGTTCCTCTTCGCCCTGTGAGATTGCTTCTAACGCCACACCCCACTAGACGACTTCAATTCGACGTGGTTGAGCTCTCCAAACTCGATTTCCTCTCCAACTTCAAGACCTTGCTTCAAATATCTCATACTTTCAACCTCTCCACATCTTTCCACACGTTTTTGTTTCTACTTAAATGAAAACAAAACTGTGTAGAAATATGCGGGGAGTGGCCCCGCTTGAAACTTCGTTGACAGACAGGTCATCGAAGTCAATACAAATTCCATGCGGGTGAGAATCCCGCCGTCAGGGAGTTACTTTCTCACCCTGACGCCTTTATCAGTAGTTAGACGTATCTATGCCCCTCTTTTCGATTTGTTTCTCAGCGAAATCAATTGCTTTTAACAAGTCGCTTTTGCTGTCAAACACCGTTTCTATCCCGATACGTTCATCAATCGTTTCGATCGGATTTTCCCAGTCAGCAATGTGGACTGCATAGGCGGGTACTGCCGCCTTGAACCCGCCTTTAGGATTCCAAGGTCCACCCCGCCCACCAAATCCAGGATCGTCACGAACGAGTTGAATAATCTCTTTTATTTCGCTTTCATCCTTTTCTGGGAAAAGTGACCGTTGGAACTCAGTAAGGTACTGATGTGTATCACGCTCATACGTGTTAATCGGATGAGAATGCGACGTTTCTTCGTCAACTGGCAATCCCATTTGAATTTCCCACTTCCTCCCCCCCTTCTCAAAAGCGTCTTTATGGTCTCCCATCCAAGACGTTCGTGCTTTCGATCCATCTGGATACGCGGCTTCGAAGGTATGTTCATCCATTTTACGATCGTCCATACCGCTATTGCCGTCAGCAGAACGATCAAACTGAGCTTCGCCCGCGTCAGGATCGTCTGCGAGACAGTCATCTGCCCGTTCGTGTTCGGCATCCATTTTTCCGATGTAGTCTGAGTCTACGTCCACGCCAGTTTCTTCAGGAGCGCTGTTAACCCACCTGTCACTCCGACTCATGCTATCACCCGCAACACGTCATTGATACTTACTGTCTCAGAATCGTGAAAAATGTCGGATTTCATTTCATTCAAAACCCTGTAACAACTACTGGAAACTTTGATGGGAACAGTTTCCTCTCTCGAACGTTCAAGGTGGCCGTGACTACACGAACTTGGCCGTCCAAGAAACAGACCCGCTAATATTGCAATAGTTCGGGAATAAGACTTATTTTTATACTGACTATTCAACTGGTCCGCAATCTCCTCATCGATGCGAATTGATTTCCTTGACATATCTACAAACCTTAATGACTACACGGCAGATTATGGGGCATAGCGACTACACGGCCTACAAGCGACTTACAGCATTCATTCCTTCCCACGAGTTTACCCCCAAGCAATTCACCTATTGAGCGCCAGACATAAAAACCTTCGTTTTCTGATAATATATAAAATGATAGGATATGGCAGTATCATACTCAAACTGGCTGTTTCTACGGGGTTAAATTTCTATGATATTACTACTGTAATAATCTATTGGTAGTGTATAACAACCCACCCCGAAATCGGGCAGTAGAGGGCTTCTCAAAAATAACAAATAGGTGTATAGAAGTGTGGGAAGATGAAGAGAAGTGTTCCTTGCGCGCGAGATACCTACAATCATACACTTGTACTCTAGAAGAGTGTTACCTCAATCAGGTACGTGGCGGTTCGGTACGGTTCGTTTTTGATTACTACGTAATCAACACTCACCGCACCTTCACCACCTTCCCACAGGTACCTAGTTGAGAACAGAGATATGGATTATCACGTTCATTCGAACGTGTGAGCATAGATCTCTGTCTAGACCCCCCACCTGATTACAGGCTGTTGGCGGGTCGATTGAGTTGGTTGCCTGCCTTCCTAATGCGGTTGGGGTCGAGGAGAGAAGACGACCCAGCGTTGGGGAAAGCATCGGAACGTAGTGGAGATGATCCCCGAGTGGTCGTGTCGCTCTGCACGGAGACCCCCAAGCCCCTGTACCATCATGATCGTTACAGTCCCTCAAATATCGGCGTGAGTGGTGTTCTGTGAAGTTTGTTGAGAAAACAAGTGGTAACCATCCTATTCTCATTTCAAACCAACTGTGACCCACGTCACTGCCCTCACAGTCAATTCTAAGGGTCATGAATGGGGGTAAAATCGATTTGTTCAACAATCGAGTGGTAACCGTTGTGTAGTATACCGAACGGCCTGAGAGCCCTGTGAGAGTCTTAGAAGGAAATCTGATAGGACAAGTAGATTGCTCAATTCTTTTGCTTATCAACAGTAGATTTAATTGATTCGTGGAAGTATTTCTTTCTATGGATAGACGGTCATTCATACGGTCAGCTGGGATCGGTATGGTACTTTTATCGGGGTGTAGTAGTGATAGTGATTCATCGGCTACAGAACAAAATATTCAATTTTCAAAAAAATGGGAATATTCAGAATTGTCAGAGGATGCTAGATTTGTCGCCGGTTCATCTACAAGTGACACAATTTATATATTGCAATCAAATGGATATTTTTACAATATTAATAGACAAAATGGGGAGCGAAGGTGGTTTGAACAAATCGACGCAGCTCCTAGATCTGAACTCTTCACATTGAACGAACAACCAATAATTGCTGAGTTAGGAGGGTTATGGGGAGAGGTAAACATTTACATTTATACATCTGAGGGTGAGCTACAGACTACAATTCTCCCCGAGGAACGAATAGAAACTTCTCGTCCAATAGCAAAATAGCTTTTGACAGACAAAGATTATATCTTGCATTTGGAAATACTCACGATGAGGAGATCCATGCAACAGTCCTTAACCCAATTGAAAACGAAATGATTTCTGAAGAGAGATTAGTTTGGCCGACAATAGGACCATATGCAGTTGTTTCTGACGGAGGAGGTCTAATAGTAGGTGCTGGAGAATCACGTCCAGATTATCTTGCCCGTATAAATTCAACAGGAGAAGTTGATTGGCAAATTAAGTTTGAAGATAACGTAGTAACATCAAATGTCGATATTATAGAAGACGATGGTATAGTGATTGTAGGAAATAAATTAACCGACACGGACGGTGCTGAAACGATAGTCACAACACTAAATGGTGACATAAAGTGGCAACATAAGCTAAGATCCCCAAACGAATCATATCGCGTCTTAGGAGATCCAATAGTCACTAGTAATCATATTTATATCCCATATCTTATAGGCTCAAGTTCCATCGTAGTGAAGAAATTTAGAAAGGAAGGAGATGGAGAGGAACTAGACTCAAAAGAAATATCTCCAGAAGAAGGAGTGGGGGGTAATACTGTATTGTTTTCGGCAGATGGCCAAATAGTGCTAAGTAAAGTAACTCCTAATTCTTCAGGCGAAACAAGCGTTTCATTTAGAATTTTTGGTTTTCCAGATATAGATCTTGTAAATGAGCATACACTGAATGATGTGCATTACAATAAGTTATTGCAATTGTCCTCTTCCGACTTTTTATTCTACTCTAACTTTTTTGATGAATTGCAATATATAACATCTACATAACTATCTTACCCCATCCGATTCAAGGCGTCACGTCGGTCCTCTGTCGGAGCTTGGTCGTACCGTTGCATCGTCTTCGGTGAGTTACGCAATTGCTCACTGGCGGCTACAAGCCCCTCTTGGCGGGTCATGTACGTGCCCGTCGAGTGGCGTATGGCATACCAACTAATTTGCCGATTCGACGTGTCGATCCCTGCCGTCTCACACAACTTCCCCAAGAGGTACTTGAGGGACCGTGACGAGTAGGGGTGTGCCTCACGGGTCAACCATAGTGCATCTGTCTCGTCGTATTTGTCGTACAACTCACGTTCCTCAAGCCACCGTTCTAACATGGTTGCTGTCCGTTCTCGTAAAGCGACCTTCCAGTTATCACGACTCTTCGATGCCTCTTCTGCGGGAATCAACAGTCGTGCATTGGACAGGTCGATCCACGAGACACGGGCACGTCCGACTTCAACAGGTCGAAGGCCTGCATCTAACGATGTCCACACGAGTGAAGGGACTTTGAACCCGTTTGCCCGTTGTACGTCATCACTGTCGATTGCGTCAATCGGCTTGCGGAATCGGTGGGACAACTCTTTCTTCTCGTCGTGAGCAAGTTCGTGATATTGAGACACGCCCCCGTATTCCAGTGACGCCTCTTCGAGTAGCCGACGTTCCTCTCGCGTGAAGAAATCCCGTGGTTGCTGTCGGGCACTATCCCCGCTAAACGTGACTGACGGGTCCCAGTCGTCTATGTCGTCGTGATAGCGGGCAAGTGTTTTGAGTGACTTCTGTGCGTTGGACTTGTGGGCATCCGAGTGATCCGAGTAGACGAGTGACCGGCAGTAGTCGTCAAGTGCGTCTGTATCTATCGACAGGGTGTAGCCGTCACGTTCGTCCCACACCCACCTGTAGAACACGTCAATGTCGTGCATCCGTCGTCTGACTGTCGAACCCGCATACCCCTCTGCATGGTCAGGATCTTTGCCGAACCCGAGTAACCACTGTGCTAACTCTCGTCTAAACTCCTTGTAGTCCGTTCGTTGTCGTTGGTTGAGACAGTCGTGTGACGGGTCAGGCACTAACGTCACGTCGTGTCGATCCCCGTTGACAGCAATAGTTTCGTCACTCATTGTCGTTAGCCTGACTGTTACGGGCAACCCCCTGCCGTCTATTGATTTGCCGATTCAGCAATGTGGGTAGTTTTCGCCGTGGCTTGTGAATACTCATTTGTATCACGTTCACGACGGCAGAAAACTGCGAGAGGGGATCGGCGTGGGTCCAAGGGACAGCGCCCTCAACGCTGCGCCGTTGGCCTGGCTTGGCTACCCACGCGCTTCCTGCGATTAACTCGCGTTTCATTGTTCCGGAGGGGGATTAAAATGACTGTCGATTCGCCCCGTCCAGTTGTCTCCCGTGGCGTCATTTCGCTCTGTGGATAATTCGTAGAGAGCGGCCTGTCTCGATGGACCGTCCGATACTATTCGACCGGAGTATGATAAGAATATTGTCTATAATCGTCTTCCAAGTATGAAAGCAATATTATGGTATTTGGGAAACGACTGCGAGATATCTTACCTGGGATAGAAAATATGCAGAATACTCGGCTGAGATGCCCGTACCACGTGTTACCATGGTACCATTGCACACTATGAAAATACTGTTCGAATATAGGTACTTATAAGCTTGGAGTTACATAGTGTACGATAGGATTATGAGTTGTCAAAGTAACGCGTCTCCCGCTAACCGGACGTCGTTCACTGCCCACGAAGTGACGACCGACCAAACAGCAGACGTGGCGATGAAGACACAGACCAAGCGCTATACGTTTTACTGGCAGATCGGGGCCAATGGACCGGTGTTGCTTCGGGTTTCCGATTACGATGGTACCGACGTAACCAGTGACGTGGATCCCCCTGACGACATGTACGATCGCGTTCGACAAAACACGGGCCGGGATATCTGACCACAACGCGATCGAGCACCTGTCTTTCTGCCTGGGTAACTGTGTCGTGTGCCGTGAATGCGGATCGACCTACGAGAGACATCGCTTCGGTAACCGCTCTCTGAAGAAATACGTAACCAAACAATAAATAGGGACCTCACAGCAGTCCAAGACGGGATGGAATACAGAGACTTCGGGACGGCCATCGATTTCGAACCGTCGGCCCTGGGATTCGGTGCGATGCGGTTGCCGACCGAGGGAGAAGAGGGGACGATCGACCGTCAACACGCGATCGACATGATTCGGGCGGCGATCGACGAGGGCGTCAACTACGTCGACACCGCCTGGCCGTACCACGACGGCGAGAGCGAACGGGTCGTCGGCGAGGCACTCACGGGCGACTATCGCGAAGACGTCTCTCTCGCGACCAAGATGCCCTCGTGGAAACTCGAGACGAACGAGGACCTCGAGGAGTACTTTCAGCGCCAACTCGACCGACTTGCTACCGATCACGTCGAGTGTTATCTTCTGCACGCACTCGATGAGGAGTTCTGGAACACATACCAAGAACTCGATACGTTCGAGTGGCTCGAACGGAAACAAGCTGCGGGGGAAATCGGTCACGTCGGGTTTTCCTTTCACGACGATCTCGATCTCTTCGAGGAAATCGTCGACACCTACGACTGGGATTTCTGCCAGATCCAGTATAACTACCTCGACCAGCAATTTCAGGCTGGGCGGGCGGGTCTCGAGTACGCCGCCGAGCGAGGATTGGGCGTCGTCGTCATGGAACCGCTCCGTGGCGGGACACTCGCGACGGATCTGCCCGATCCTGTTTGCGAGGCCTTCGAGGAGGCCGATTCGGAGCGGTCGCCCGTCGAATGGGCGTTGCAGTGGCTGTGGGACCAGCCTGAAGTGTCGACCGTCTTGAGCGGGATGTCCACCCTCGAGCAAGTGCGTGAGAACGTCGACCTCGCCGCCCAATCCGGGGTCGGCCAGTTTTCCGAGAGCGATCTCCAGACCGTACAGCGAGCCCGTGAGCGGTTCGAGGAACTGATGGCTGTCGACTGTACGGGCTGTGATTACTGTATGCCGTGTCCGACCGGCGTCGATATTCCAGGCAACTTCGATCTGTACAACCGCCTGGAGACGAGCGACGACCCGACGGCCGTGCTAGACGAGTATGAACAGCTGGACGAGCACGCACGAGCCGATGCCTGTGTTGCCTGTGGCGAGTGTGAACCTGCCTGTCCACAGAACCTCGAGATTATCTCTTTGCTGGAAGAAACCCACGCCCGACTGGACGCTGTGCGCGCTTGACCGTGCCAGAGAGTCCAACCGGTCCCGAACTCAGTCGGCCTGTGGCTCCGGGTCGCTCTCGCTGGAAAGATCGACGTCTTCCAGTTCTCGGGAGGGTAACGTGTCCCGGAACCGCCGGACGATCCCTTTTGCCTCGCTCAATTCCGCACTCCCGACGGCCCGAAGCAGGGCGAGTGCCCGCCGTGCACGCGTCTGTCGCCAGGACTCCGCGCGATGCTCGTAGGTTCGGATCGCACGCAAGAAGTCGATCTTCCGGAACTCCGGCCAGTACGGGGCACAGAAATATACCGCAGCCTCGTTGCCGTTTGCGTGCCACGGGAGGAAGTTCGACGTGCGCTCGTCACCGCCGGTTCGAACGATGAGGTCGACGTCGCTGGTCGGCCCGTCGTACAATCGATCTTCGATCGTCCCAGCGTCGATGTCTGTCGGATCGAGACAGCCGTTTTCGATATCTTCGGCGATCGAGCGCGTTGCACCGAGTAGTTCAGCCCGCCCGCCGTAGGCCAGCGCGATATTGAGGTGGAACTGGTCGTAGCCACGCGTTTGCCGATCGGCGTAGGCGACTGCCTCACGGACGCGTTCGGGGAGCCGAT
The sequence above is drawn from the Halorhabdus sp. CBA1104 genome and encodes:
- the uppS gene encoding polyprenyl diphosphate synthase — protein: MVSVVRQWASKLYEQLLEREVSGAPDHVAVIQDGNRRYARAHGEETSNGHRAGAQTTESLLEWCDDLGVAELTLYAFSTENFNRPADQRAVLFDLIEDKLYEFADHDRVHEAQVRIRAIGELDRLPERVREAVAYADRQTRGYDQFHLNIALAYGGRAELLGATRSIAEDIENGCLDPTDIDAGTIEDRLYDGPTSDVDLIVRTGGDERTSNFLPWHANGNEAAVYFCAPYWPEFRKIDFLRAIRTYEHRAESWRQTRARRALALLRAVGSAELSEAKGIVRRFRDTLPSRELEDVDLSSESDPEPQAD
- a CDS encoding site-specific integrase — its product is MSDETIAVNGDRHDVTLVPDPSHDCLNQRQRTDYKEFRRELAQWLLGFGKDPDHAEGYAGSTVRRRMHDIDVFYRWVWDERDGYTLSIDTDALDDYCRSLVYSDHSDAHKSNAQKSLKTLARYHDDIDDWDPSVTFSGDSARQQPRDFFTREERRLLEEASLEYGGVSQYHELAHDEKKELSHRFRKPIDAIDSDDVQRANGFKVPSLVWTSLDAGLRPVEVGRARVSWIDLSNARLLIPAEEASKSRDNWKVALRERTATMLERWLEERELYDKYDETDALWLTREAHPYSSRSLKYLLGKLCETAGIDTSNRQISWYAIRHSTGTYMTRQEGLVAASEQLRNSPKTMQRYDQAPTEDRRDALNRMG
- a CDS encoding site-specific integrase, giving the protein MAESTNSQTQTATYWLKPEQVEKLRDATIETSASYLADRNDVLIELIYDTGLRVGEVVALDVDMVDCDGGIIRLPPDIQKDYPNDNSPTYTEIELADSTVRDLRKYLSNRWKDSEALFPSRQSARMTTESVRNVVSKAAEVGEIRPLTTNGRGEPANVTPHTLRHSVAYRMMNVEEGNTLYDVRNRLRHRSIQTTEQIYDHFRRV
- a CDS encoding aldo/keto reductase, which translates into the protein MEYRDFGTAIDFEPSALGFGAMRLPTEGEEGTIDRQHAIDMIRAAIDEGVNYVDTAWPYHDGESERVVGEALTGDYREDVSLATKMPSWKLETNEDLEEYFQRQLDRLATDHVECYLLHALDEEFWNTYQELDTFEWLERKQAAGEIGHVGFSFHDDLDLFEEIVDTYDWDFCQIQYNYLDQQFQAGRAGLEYAAERGLGVVVMEPLRGGTLATDLPDPVCEAFEEADSERSPVEWALQWLWDQPEVSTVLSGMSTLEQVRENVDLAAQSGVGQFSESDLQTVQRARERFEELMAVDCTGCDYCMPCPTGVDIPGNFDLYNRLETSDDPTAVLDEYEQLDEHARADACVACGECEPACPQNLEIISLLEETHARLDAVRA